A stretch of DNA from Sphingomonas ginkgonis:
GGGGCTGATGACCTTGCTGGCGAGCGTGGCGGCAACCCCGGCGGCAGCGGCGGCCCCGGACTCCGGCTTTCACCGCGGCATGAACGTGCTCGGCTATGATCCGGGCTGGAAGGACCCTGCAAAGGCGCGCTTCCAGACCCGCCACTTCGCCGAGATCCGCCGCGCCGGCTTCGACTTCGTGCGGGTCAACCTGTTCGGCTTCCGGGCGCTCGACGCGCGCAACCGGCTCGATCCCAAGTGGCTGGCGCGGGTCGACTGGATCGTCCGCGAAGGCCGCCGCGCCGGGCTCGGCGTCATCCTCGACGAACATGACTACGACACCTGCTCGGACGATCCCGAGGCGTGCCGCTCCAAGCTGCTGGCCGTGTGGCAGCAGCTCGGCGCCCGCTACGCCCGCGCCGACCGGAAGGTCGCCTTCGAGCTTCTCAACGAGCCGCATGGCAAGATCGACGCCGCCGCCTGGAACGCCTTCTTCCCGCCGGTGCTCGCCGAGGTCCGCAAGCGCAACCCGGACCGCTGGGTGGTGATCGGTCCCTCGTCGTGGAACAGCCTCGCCCAGCTGCCCAACCTCGTCCTGCCCGAGGACGACCGGCGGCTGCTCGTCACCTTCCACTATTACGAGCCGTTCCGCTTCACCCACCAGGGCGCGGGCTGGGTCAAGGAGTTCACCAACGTCCATGGCGTGACCTGGGGCAGCGCGCAGGATCGCGCGGCGCTTGCCGCCGACTTCGGCAAGGTCGAGCAATGGGCGGCGCAGTACGACCGTCCGATACTGCTCGGCGAGTTCGGCGCCTACGACAAGAGCGGAACTCCGGTCGACCAGCGTGCCGCCTACACCGCCGCCGCCGCGCGCGAGGCGGAG
This window harbors:
- a CDS encoding glycoside hydrolase family 5 protein, which produces MKSWWAAGLMTLLASVAATPAAAAAPDSGFHRGMNVLGYDPGWKDPAKARFQTRHFAEIRRAGFDFVRVNLFGFRALDARNRLDPKWLARVDWIVREGRRAGLGVILDEHDYDTCSDDPEACRSKLLAVWQQLGARYARADRKVAFELLNEPHGKIDAAAWNAFFPPVLAEVRKRNPDRWVVIGPSSWNSLAQLPNLVLPEDDRRLLVTFHYYEPFRFTHQGAGWVKEFTNVHGVTWGSAQDRAALAADFGKVEQWAAQYDRPILLGEFGAYDKSGTPVDQRAAYTAAAAREAERRGFAWSYWQFDSDFVAWDMNRNAWVEPIRRALIPAG